A stretch of the Ostrea edulis chromosome 9, xbOstEdul1.1, whole genome shotgun sequence genome encodes the following:
- the LOC125645656 gene encoding uncharacterized protein LOC125645656, with translation MDGRQYRCCLCNKKTTPDERRPVGLFLSTLRKHFSLDVEETDRICNKCRHKCRNIKESNTRQPMLLRPATEDEKKDPTFQSPKQKRTKSPFSSPPTIPLSIPSSSQSHGYCFVCKKPGPKLVTVSHHVRMFVFIQKEIIIPTGARCCIRHLDSEKMNDEALHQIRTNDNTTLNKTSIIDLIKYLRDKAFEQQSRLDFDDDCRMSDEDYRVLTGFSRLEFHDIVSSVASINSSRNRSKRTCIGILLMKLRSALSNKMLAVLFQMTKSQVRRAIVSASTALIRDFVPYNLGFQHITREEVIENHTRQLARDLLSGDITSNPAILVLDGTYVYIKKSSNFAFARRSYSMHKHRPLIKPMMVVTTSGYIVSVLGPYLADSKNNDANILKHMICHNAEELRNWLQEDDVFVVDRGFRDAQDVLEDLGIRMEMPAFMTRGDKQLSTLDSNKSRVVTKVRWIVEAANGRIKQWQFLAKTLPNSQIPFIGDYVRIVAALCNKYRPPLSVSSEEDQEIAAKMVYLSQRLNTLQERVENEGLDRRGFNWTKVDSENVTPEFPKYNDTELRQLTLGVYQLRMAKSYTHEHMDVDGGFEILISDEIEGMVCAKIQSRHISAKQYKCWITYTEGDIDGWYCKCKAGTRVVGMCGHITSVIWYLSFGRHQESLKGVRNWTTSLEDASDIHDVIDGSDSDGNDNDVEE, from the exons ATGGATGGAAGGCAATATAGATGTTGTTTATGTAACAAGAAGACCACTCCAGACGAACGACGTCCCGTTGGTTTGTTTCTGTCCACATTAAGGAAACACTTTTCTTTAGATGTGGAAGAAACAGACCGTATTTGCAACAAATGTCGACATAAGTGTCGGAATATAAAGGAGTCCAATACAAGACAACCTATGCTTCTTAGACCAGCCACCGAAGACGAAAAAAAAGACCCCACATTTCAGTCTCCAAAACAGAAGCGCACAAAGTCTCCATTTTCAAGTCCTCCGACTATTCCCTTGTCTATCCCATCATCATCGCAGAGCCATGGCTACTGCTTTGTTTGCAAGAAACCAGGACCGAAGCTTGTCACAGTTTCACATCATGTTCGGATGTTTGTGTTTATCCAGAAAGAAATCATCATTCCAACTGGAGCAAGATGCTGCATACGACACCTAGACAGCGAGAAAATGAATGATGAAGCTTTACACCAAATCAGGACCAATGACAACACAACACTGAACAAAACATCCATCATTGATCTCATTAAG TACCTGCGTGATAAAGCATTTGAACAACAATCCAGGCTTGACTTTGATGATGATTGCAGAATGAGTGATGAAGACTATAGGGTACTGACAGGGTTTTCTCGTCTTGAATTCCATGACATTGTCTCATCAGTTGCCAGTATCAACTCATCTAGAAATCGGAGCAAGAGGACCTGCATAGGCATCCTGTTAATGAAGCTTCGATCAGCGCTTTCCAACAAAATGCTGGCTGTTCTATTTCAGATGACCAAATCTCAA GTACGACGGGCTATTGTATCTGCTAGTACAGCTCTTATAAGAGACTTCGTTCCATACAACCTGGGATTTCAACACATTACACGTGAGGAGGTCATTGAAAACCACACCCGTCAACTGGCAAGAGATCTTCTGAGTGGTGACATCACCTCAAACCCTGCGATCTTAGTATTGGATGGAACGTAcgtttacattaaaaaaagttcCAATTTCGCATTTGCGCGGCGGTCCTACAGTATGCATAAGCACCGACCCCTTATTAAACCAATGATGGTTGTTACTACAAGTGGATACATCGTATCGGTCCTTGGACCCTATCTTGCCGACTCCAAAAATAATGATGCTAACATCCTGAAACACATGATTTGCCATAATGCTGAAGAACTTCGGAACTGGTTGCAAGAAGACGATGTGTTTGTTGTTGATCGCGGATTTAGGGATGCTCAGGATGTTCTGGAAGATCTTGGAATAAGGATGGAGATGCCAGCATTCATGACACGAGGAGACAAACAGCTGTCCACGCTTGATTCTAACAAGTCAAGAGTTGTGACAAAG GTCAGGTGGATTGTTGAAGCAGCTAATGGGCGCATTAAGCAGTGGCAGTTTTTGGCAAAAACCTTGCCAAACTCGCAAATTCCATTCATCGGTGATTATGTGAGAATTGTAGCAGCTCTTTGCAATAAGTATAGACCACCACTTAGCGTGTCATCAGAGGAGGACCAAGAAATTGCAGCGAAAATGGTTTACCTTTCACAGAGATTAAATACACTGCAg GAACGTGTGGAAAATGAAGGGCTTGACAGACGAGGGTTTAATTGGACAAAAGTGGATTCAGAGAATGTTACTCCAGAATTTCCAAAGTACAACGACACTGAATTGCGTCAGCTAACTCTGGGAGTGTACCAACTTCGCATGGCTAAGTCCTACACTCATGAGCACATGGACGTAGACGGTGGATTTGAAATCCTTATAAGTGACGAAATTGAAGGAATGGTGTGCGCCAAGATCCAAAGTCGCCATATATCAGCTAAACAGTACAAATGTTGGATCACTTACACCGAGGGAGATATTGATGGTTGGTATTGCAAATGCAAAGCTGGAACAAGAGTTGTAGGAATGTGCGGCCATATCACCAGCGTTATATGGTATTTATCTTTTGGACGGCATCAGGAGTCACTGAAGGGGGTAAGGAATTGGACAACATCACTTGAAGACGCATCGGACATCCATGACGTCATTGACGGTTCAGACAGTGATGGAAATGACAATGATGTGGAAGAGTGA